One genomic region from Candidatus Nanosynbacter sp. TM7-074 encodes:
- the yvcK gene encoding uridine diphosphate-N-acetylglucosamine-binding protein YvcK, whose amino-acid sequence MMTDDVNSEHFGVKVVVIGGGTGSFTLLSGLKKYTHSITALVNMVDDGGSTGQLRDELGVLPAGDVRQCLVALSTSPKVRDLFNYRFDEGSMKGHAFGNLFMAALEKMTGSFAEAVELASEVLGVNGRVYPITLDDTTMSIKLKDGTIVNGQHAAESLQIPRGERPWLELKPPAGINPRARQAILDADLVVIAPGLLYGSLAPALLVRGVTRALAETKAKKVYVCNLVTKPTQTDGFTVADFADEIERFSGVNMDYVLYNDHRPPEDLIKKYAHDGEYLVEWDKDLLKKKHYYASGKRLIADTVWVNKNSGSDPLEAQRSLIRHDADRVARELMRIYFA is encoded by the coding sequence ATGATGACTGATGATGTGAATAGTGAACACTTTGGGGTAAAAGTTGTGGTTATTGGTGGCGGAACCGGGAGTTTTACACTGCTGTCGGGTTTGAAAAAGTACACGCATAGTATTACGGCGTTGGTTAATATGGTTGACGACGGCGGCTCGACTGGGCAGCTGCGCGACGAACTGGGCGTGCTGCCAGCGGGTGATGTCCGGCAGTGCTTGGTGGCGCTGAGTACTTCGCCAAAGGTGCGCGACTTGTTTAATTATCGATTTGACGAAGGCAGTATGAAGGGACATGCATTTGGCAACTTGTTCATGGCAGCCCTGGAGAAGATGACGGGGAGCTTTGCCGAGGCAGTGGAACTGGCGAGTGAAGTTTTGGGTGTTAACGGGCGAGTATATCCGATTACTCTAGATGACACAACTATGTCGATTAAGCTAAAAGACGGTACAATTGTTAACGGACAGCACGCAGCTGAGTCATTGCAAATCCCGCGCGGTGAGCGTCCGTGGCTGGAATTGAAACCGCCAGCCGGCATCAACCCAAGGGCGCGTCAGGCGATTTTAGACGCAGATTTGGTGGTGATTGCACCGGGTTTGCTGTATGGCAGTTTGGCGCCAGCGTTGTTGGTGCGCGGCGTAACTAGGGCGCTGGCGGAGACGAAGGCGAAGAAGGTCTATGTTTGTAATTTAGTGACTAAGCCAACACAGACTGATGGTTTTACGGTGGCGGATTTTGCGGATGAAATTGAGCGATTTTCAGGAGTGAATATGGACTATGTTTTATATAACGATCATCGTCCGCCAGAAGATTTGATTAAAAAATATGCTCATGATGGCGAATATTTAGTGGAGTGGGATAAGGATTTGTTGAAAAAGAAGCATTATTATGCCTCGGGCAAGCGGCTAATTGCTGACACTGTTTGGGTTAATAAAAACTCTGGCAGCGACCCATTGGAGGCTCAGCGTAGCCTCATTCGCCATGATGCCGACAGAGTGGCGCGTGAATTGATGCGGATTTATTTTGCGTAA
- a CDS encoding ribonuclease H: protein MTTYYTDGSASPNPGPGGFAVIRDLQPWILGSEDGETTNIRMEGKALIAALQDADGAPCVIYTDSEFWINVVTKWAPGWQQRGWTKKGGEIKNLDIVQELYELYSNSQAELRWVRGHEGDEGNELADEWANRAREGKRLTK, encoded by the coding sequence ATGACAACTTACTATACTGACGGTTCTGCTTCACCAAATCCTGGTCCGGGGGGTTTTGCGGTTATTCGTGATCTCCAGCCGTGGATTTTGGGTTCGGAGGATGGCGAGACGACGAATATTCGCATGGAGGGTAAGGCGCTGATTGCGGCGCTGCAGGACGCGGACGGTGCACCGTGTGTGATTTATACTGACAGCGAGTTTTGGATCAATGTGGTGACCAAGTGGGCACCCGGCTGGCAGCAGCGTGGCTGGACAAAGAAGGGCGGTGAGATCAAAAATCTGGACATCGTCCAAGAATTATATGAGCTGTATTCAAATTCGCAGGCGGAACTGCGTTGGGTGCGCGGTCACGAGGGCGATGAAGGGAATGAGCTGGCGGATGAGTGGGCTAATCGAGCGCGTGAAGGCAAAAGATTGACGAAATAA
- a CDS encoding Kiwa anti-phage protein KwaB-like domain-containing protein: MEEVRETTDIFLWANQTDAKKNDLQIELFLFNKNYTPYFMPLKGDVEQQLRPLFLFGYINQVNLGAGTGLSVRDYELSEAEDNVLLRTDLGQVGRAETLIHLIEHERDNIVEFSETEHEFKRMKGLIARFTDPNDPEKVFYTVKLIQQGQTLKSALAWEFSDGKFGAFKAEVGFKVPDDNQVLIIGQDIFAFNPSKFERMFGYEYKKQVIADKKVSEIEKQYKLSFPEGLDLNALVKERKRTINKLQKLEIGEVKQEQVLDYADEMQLELMSDDNGAIIIMDGNDLDMFVNLINEDYIESKITGKRYEIKSKKLLGEPEGEPPRC; the protein is encoded by the coding sequence ATGGAAGAAGTGAGGGAAACGACTGATATTTTTTTGTGGGCGAATCAAACTGATGCGAAAAAGAATGATCTACAGATTGAGCTGTTTTTATTTAATAAAAATTACACGCCGTATTTCATGCCCTTGAAGGGCGACGTTGAGCAGCAGCTGCGGCCGTTATTTTTGTTTGGCTATATCAATCAAGTTAATTTGGGCGCGGGCACTGGTCTTAGTGTGCGGGATTATGAACTGAGCGAAGCGGAAGACAATGTGCTACTGCGGACGGATCTCGGTCAGGTTGGCCGAGCGGAAACCTTAATTCATTTGATTGAGCACGAGCGTGACAACATCGTAGAATTTTCGGAAACCGAGCACGAGTTCAAGCGGATGAAAGGGCTGATAGCGCGGTTCACCGATCCGAACGATCCAGAAAAAGTCTTTTACACGGTGAAGCTAATTCAGCAGGGACAGACGCTGAAAAGCGCGCTGGCGTGGGAGTTTTCTGACGGCAAGTTCGGTGCGTTTAAGGCGGAAGTCGGGTTTAAGGTGCCAGATGATAACCAGGTACTGATCATCGGTCAGGATATTTTTGCCTTTAATCCTTCGAAATTTGAGCGGATGTTTGGCTATGAGTACAAGAAGCAGGTGATTGCCGATAAGAAAGTGTCGGAAATTGAAAAGCAATATAAGCTGAGTTTTCCTGAAGGTCTGGATCTCAATGCGCTGGTCAAGGAGCGCAAAAGGACCATCAATAAATTGCAGAAATTGGAGATCGGCGAGGTTAAACAAGAGCAGGTGCTGGACTATGCTGACGAGATGCAGTTGGAGCTGATGAGTGATGATAACGGTGCGATTATCATCATGGACGGCAACGATCTGGATATGTTCGTGAACTTGATTAACGAGGATTACATTGAGAGTAAAATTACCGGCAAGCGCTACGAAATTAAATCGAAAAAACTGCTGGGCGAGCCTGAGGGCGAACCGCCGCGATGTTAA
- a CDS encoding ATP-dependent RecD-like DNA helicase, producing MLSMDQELALAILMSGRSALLTGAAGTGKTHLLNTFIAQARDQGKKVSVTATTGLAATHLGGNTIHSWSGIGVSDYLANNFFDRLSKTRREVITKTDVLVIDEISMLHDFRLDMVDRVLRGVRENDQPFGGIQLVMSGDFFQLPPINRPGEQGGGFVVYSEAWQELQPAVLYLERQYRQNDEQLLEILTALRHDDIRRHHAEMLLARTEVQVPDGDITELHTVNVDVDAINSQKLAELAGEERTYQQTTTGSKVYVESLQRSVLAPSELVLKLGALVMAVKNSPQKLYANGSIGTVVDFEPLTDYPIVEFRSGQQVTMVPDVWELRDGERKRASISQVPLRLAWAITVHKSQGMTLDAAKIDLRKAFVEGMGYVALSRVRDLDNLYLYGINRKALEISPDALAIDEVLQRASSEAANHYRPMLEKMKRKQSASKKSAKSGSWQQKIAKMRETHPKAYMPWEKADDNILKQDFIQGATIEQLSKKLGRHEGSIRIRLQKHFGEDTVA from the coding sequence ATGTTAAGTATGGATCAAGAATTGGCGCTGGCGATTTTGATGAGCGGTCGGTCGGCGCTGCTGACGGGTGCGGCTGGTACTGGTAAGACGCACTTGTTGAACACGTTTATTGCACAGGCGCGTGACCAGGGTAAAAAGGTGTCAGTAACGGCGACGACGGGCTTGGCGGCGACGCATTTAGGCGGCAATACCATTCATAGCTGGAGCGGCATTGGCGTCAGTGATTATTTGGCGAACAACTTTTTTGATCGGCTGTCAAAAACGCGGCGTGAGGTGATTACGAAGACTGATGTGCTGGTGATTGACGAGATTTCCATGTTGCATGATTTTCGACTGGACATGGTCGATCGGGTGCTGCGTGGTGTCAGGGAAAATGACCAGCCGTTTGGCGGTATTCAGCTAGTGATGAGCGGCGACTTTTTTCAATTACCGCCGATCAATCGTCCGGGCGAGCAGGGCGGTGGCTTCGTGGTGTATTCGGAAGCGTGGCAGGAGTTACAGCCGGCGGTGCTGTATCTGGAGCGGCAATATCGGCAAAATGACGAGCAGCTCCTCGAGATTTTGACGGCGCTGAGACATGACGATATTAGGCGGCATCACGCTGAGATGTTGCTGGCGCGAACGGAAGTTCAGGTGCCGGATGGTGACATCACCGAACTACACACCGTCAATGTTGATGTTGATGCCATCAATAGCCAGAAGCTGGCGGAGTTGGCGGGCGAGGAGCGGACGTATCAGCAGACGACGACTGGTTCAAAGGTGTACGTCGAGAGTCTGCAGCGGTCGGTGCTGGCGCCGAGTGAACTCGTGTTAAAATTGGGCGCGTTGGTCATGGCCGTGAAAAATTCGCCGCAGAAATTGTACGCCAATGGTAGCATCGGCACGGTGGTGGATTTTGAGCCGCTGACGGATTATCCGATCGTGGAGTTTCGCAGTGGTCAGCAGGTAACCATGGTGCCAGATGTCTGGGAACTACGTGACGGTGAGCGCAAGCGCGCCAGTATCTCGCAGGTGCCACTGCGGCTGGCGTGGGCTATTACTGTGCATAAAAGCCAAGGCATGACACTGGACGCGGCAAAAATTGACCTGAGAAAGGCCTTTGTTGAAGGTATGGGCTATGTGGCCCTGAGTCGTGTGCGGGATTTGGATAATTTGTATCTATATGGAATTAACCGTAAGGCGTTGGAAATTTCGCCGGATGCGCTGGCAATTGACGAGGTGTTGCAGCGAGCAAGTAGTGAAGCGGCCAACCACTATCGTCCGATGTTGGAGAAAATGAAGCGAAAGCAGTCAGCGTCGAAAAAATCTGCCAAATCCGGCAGCTGGCAGCAAAAAATTGCCAAAATGCGCGAAACCCACCCGAAAGCATACATGCCGTGGGAAAAAGCCGACGATAACATTCTCAAGCAAGACTTTATACAAGGTGCAACTATTGAGCAGCTTAGTAAAAAACTTGGACGTCACGAAGGCTCGATTAGGATACGGTTACAGAAACATTTTGGGGAAGATACCGTAGCGTAG
- a CDS encoding division/cell wall cluster transcriptional repressor MraZ: protein MERKLMAITNEKQTSTIKTTNLPRRKDDVQTDYFERKLDDKRRLTIPAELRAEFASGVVLTRGFGRYLHLYPQQIWDREVESALTGSILDERVADLNVKFRRGKTASALDQKQGRVTIEQHLLDYAGIDREVVAVRAGEYFRLIAAENAE from the coding sequence GTGGAACGAAAGTTGATGGCAATCACCAACGAAAAACAAACATCCACTATAAAAACAACTAATCTACCACGGAGGAAGGACGACGTGCAGACAGATTACTTTGAGCGAAAGTTGGATGACAAGCGGCGCTTGACGATTCCAGCCGAACTCAGAGCAGAGTTTGCATCAGGAGTCGTACTAACTCGCGGGTTCGGCAGATATCTTCACTTATATCCACAGCAAATTTGGGATCGGGAAGTGGAGAGCGCTTTAACTGGAAGTATCCTGGACGAACGCGTGGCTGACCTAAACGTTAAATTCCGCCGTGGCAAAACCGCATCGGCGCTCGATCAAAAACAAGGACGAGTGACGATTGAGCAGCATTTGCTCGACTACGCTGGAATTGACAGAGAAGTCGTTGCTGTGCGAGCAGGGGAATATTTTCGGTTAATAGCGGCTGAAAATGCGGAATAG